From one Shewanella sp. GD04112 genomic stretch:
- the pta gene encoding phosphate acetyltransferase, with translation MSRNIMLIPIGTGVGLTSLSLGMVRALERHGVKVQFFKPISQLRPNDNGPERSTTILSKSPTVNPLEPFDMAHAEALIRADQTDVLMEQIIARAAECASNTETLIVEGLVPTRNHPFADDVNYAIAKAMDADVIFIATPGSDTPTGLMNRLEIAYNSWGGKNNKRLIGAVINKIGAPVDDEGRARPDLSEVFDHQGVQRSDASIMFQMPGKSPLRILGSVPYNLDLVAPRASDLAKHLRARILNAGEMNTRRLRKVTFCARSLPNMVNHIKTDSLLVTSGDRSDVIVSACLAAMNGVKIGALLLTGSYEPEPEILKLCEQAFETGLPVFLIDTNTWQTSLNIQRFDHEVPVDDAVRIDLVQEYVASHIDQSWIESVTKNSPREHRLSPPAFRYKLTELARAAHKTVVLPEGDEPRTIKAAAICAERGIARCVLLGKKDEIQRIAAQQDVVLGEGVVIVDPDEVRDRYVEPMLDLRRNKGLTEVVAKEQLEDNMVLGTMMLAQNEVDGIVSGAVNTTANTIRPPLQLIKTAPGSSLVSSIFFMLMPDQVLVYGDCAINPDPNAEQLADIAIQSAESAKAFGIEPRVAMISYSTGNSGTGSDVDKVREATRIAKEKRPDLVIDGPLQYDAAVMPNVARSKAPNSPVAGQATVFVFPDLNTGNTTYKAVQRSADLISIGPMLQGMRKPVNDLSRGALVDDIVYTIALTAIQASQNDASKA, from the coding sequence ATGTCTCGAAATATCATGTTAATCCCCATAGGCACAGGAGTTGGCCTGACCTCCTTAAGCCTAGGTATGGTGCGCGCATTAGAGCGACACGGGGTAAAAGTCCAATTCTTTAAACCCATTTCACAGCTGCGTCCTAATGATAATGGCCCAGAGCGCTCAACCACGATTTTAAGCAAATCGCCCACGGTCAATCCGTTAGAGCCCTTCGACATGGCCCATGCCGAAGCACTGATCCGCGCCGATCAAACCGATGTGCTAATGGAGCAAATCATTGCCCGCGCAGCAGAATGCGCCAGCAATACCGAAACCCTGATTGTTGAAGGCTTAGTGCCAACCCGTAACCATCCCTTTGCCGACGATGTGAACTACGCCATCGCCAAGGCAATGGATGCGGACGTGATTTTCATTGCCACCCCCGGCAGCGACACCCCAACCGGCCTGATGAACCGCCTCGAAATTGCCTACAACTCGTGGGGCGGCAAAAACAACAAACGTCTTATTGGTGCCGTGATCAACAAGATTGGCGCACCAGTAGACGATGAAGGTCGCGCGCGCCCAGACTTATCGGAAGTATTCGATCATCAAGGCGTACAACGCTCAGATGCGTCCATCATGTTCCAAATGCCAGGTAAGAGCCCACTGCGCATCTTAGGTAGCGTGCCTTACAATCTCGATTTGGTTGCGCCACGCGCATCGGATCTGGCGAAGCATTTACGTGCCCGCATTCTCAATGCCGGCGAGATGAACACCCGCCGTCTGCGTAAAGTCACCTTCTGCGCCCGCAGCTTGCCCAATATGGTCAACCACATTAAGACAGACTCACTGCTGGTGACCTCTGGCGATCGCTCGGATGTGATTGTGTCAGCATGCCTTGCTGCCATGAACGGCGTGAAGATTGGTGCCCTACTGCTCACTGGTAGCTACGAGCCAGAGCCTGAAATTCTGAAACTGTGTGAACAGGCCTTCGAGACAGGTTTACCAGTATTCCTCATCGATACTAACACTTGGCAGACGTCATTAAATATCCAACGCTTCGACCACGAAGTGCCAGTGGATGATGCGGTACGCATCGATTTAGTCCAAGAGTACGTTGCCAGCCATATCGATCAGAGCTGGATTGAAAGCGTGACCAAAAACTCTCCAAGAGAACATCGTTTATCACCTCCCGCGTTCCGTTATAAGCTCACCGAACTTGCGCGTGCCGCCCACAAAACTGTGGTACTGCCTGAGGGTGATGAGCCACGTACCATCAAGGCCGCCGCGATTTGTGCCGAACGGGGTATTGCGCGTTGCGTGCTGTTAGGTAAAAAAGATGAAATTCAACGTATTGCAGCACAGCAAGACGTTGTTCTGGGTGAAGGTGTTGTGATTGTCGATCCCGATGAAGTTCGCGATCGCTATGTTGAACCAATGCTCGATCTGCGTCGCAACAAAGGTTTGACTGAAGTCGTTGCCAAAGAACAATTAGAAGACAACATGGTGCTCGGCACTATGATGCTGGCGCAAAACGAAGTTGATGGTATCGTCTCTGGCGCGGTAAACACTACGGCCAATACGATTCGTCCGCCGCTACAACTGATCAAAACCGCACCGGGTTCTAGCCTTGTTTCTTCAATCTTCTTTATGTTGATGCCAGACCAAGTGCTGGTTTACGGTGACTGTGCAATTAACCCCGATCCTAACGCTGAACAACTGGCCGATATCGCGATTCAATCGGCGGAATCTGCCAAGGCCTTCGGCATCGAACCAAGAGTGGCGATGATCAGCTACTCAACCGGTAACTCAGGTACTGGTTCAGATGTGGATAAAGTGCGTGAAGCGACCCGTATTGCGAAAGAAAAACGCCCAGATCTAGTAATCGACGGTCCACTGCAATACGATGCGGCCGTCATGCCAAACGTGGCTCGCTCTAAGGCGCCTAACAGCCCTGTTGCGGGTCAAGCGACTGTATTCGTGTTCCCAGATCTCAACACAGGTAACACCACTTACAAAGCTGTACAGCGTAGTGCCGACCTCATCAGCATTGGCCCAATGCTGCAAGGCATGCGTAAGCCTGTGAACGACTTATCCCGCGGCGCCTTAGTGGACGATATCGTCTACACTATCGCACTGACGGCGATTCAAGCGTCACAAAACGATGCCAGCAAAGCCTAA
- a CDS encoding AI-2E family transporter — protein MTRSNTPSAAYKGFAVMAFVVIILAGIKAASPIVVPFVLSSFIAVICNPAIGLMTKYRVPKWLAVILLMGFIVLMGLWLASLVGSSINEFSKQLPQYRDQLVEQFSWVLHKLQALNIQISKEQVLAYFDPGMALSMTTNMLSGVGNVMANLFLIILTIVFMLFEAQSLPKKLHLALDDPDMRLQQIDRFLQSVNQYMVIKTLVSLATGLIVGVGLAVIGVDYALLWAVIAFLFNYIPNIGSIIAAIPAVLLAFIQLGPAAAGGTALLYVAANMVMGNLVEPKFMGRGLGLSTLVVFLSLIFWGWLLGSVGMLLSVPLTMVVKIALESSKSGSWLAILLSDDVDDKLVSQSTSTAPISEPVDTHSTDNK, from the coding sequence ATGACACGTTCCAATACGCCGTCTGCCGCTTACAAAGGTTTTGCCGTCATGGCCTTTGTGGTGATTATTTTGGCAGGGATAAAGGCCGCCAGCCCGATTGTTGTTCCCTTTGTACTATCCAGTTTTATTGCGGTGATTTGTAATCCGGCGATTGGCTTGATGACCAAATACCGCGTACCTAAATGGCTCGCCGTGATCCTGCTGATGGGTTTTATCGTGTTGATGGGATTATGGCTCGCCTCCCTTGTTGGCAGCTCCATTAACGAGTTTTCTAAGCAGTTGCCGCAGTATCGCGATCAGCTGGTGGAGCAGTTTTCTTGGGTGCTGCATAAGTTGCAGGCGCTGAATATCCAAATCTCCAAGGAACAAGTGCTGGCCTATTTCGACCCCGGCATGGCGTTGTCTATGACCACCAATATGCTCTCGGGTGTCGGCAATGTGATGGCGAATTTGTTCCTGATCATTCTGACCATCGTCTTTATGTTGTTTGAGGCGCAATCTTTGCCGAAAAAACTGCACTTGGCATTGGACGATCCCGATATGCGTTTGCAGCAGATTGACCGTTTTCTGCAATCTGTGAATCAATATATGGTGATCAAGACCTTAGTAAGTTTAGCGACGGGCTTGATTGTCGGTGTGGGGCTTGCAGTTATTGGGGTGGATTACGCGCTGCTTTGGGCTGTTATTGCCTTTTTATTCAACTATATTCCCAACATTGGCTCGATTATCGCGGCCATTCCCGCCGTATTACTGGCCTTTATCCAATTAGGCCCCGCTGCGGCTGGCGGTACTGCGCTGCTGTACGTTGCTGCCAATATGGTGATGGGCAACCTGGTCGAGCCTAAATTTATGGGCCGTGGTCTTGGGCTTTCGACTTTAGTGGTGTTTTTATCATTAATTTTTTGGGGATGGTTGCTGGGCTCGGTAGGCATGTTGCTGTCAGTTCCCTTAACCATGGTCGTCAAGATTGCCCTCGAATCCAGCAAGAGTGGTAGCTGGTTAGCCATTTTATTATCCGACGATGTGGATGATAAACTGGTGAGCCAATCGACAAGCACCGCTCCGATTTCTGAACCTGTCGATACCCATTCAACAGATAATAAGTAG
- the folX gene encoding dihydroneopterin triphosphate 2'-epimerase — MKPETAIIRIKNLRLRTFIGIKEDEIQNRQDVIVNVVIHYCADKARNSDNVDDALNYRTITKKIIELIENNRFSLLENLTSQTLAIASEHPWVEFASVEIDKPHALRFADSVSMELCYQKQQ, encoded by the coding sequence ATGAAACCAGAAACCGCGATTATACGCATTAAAAACTTAAGACTGCGCACTTTTATCGGTATAAAAGAAGATGAAATCCAAAATCGGCAGGATGTGATCGTCAATGTCGTCATTCACTACTGTGCCGACAAGGCGCGCAACAGTGATAATGTCGACGATGCGCTGAATTATCGTACCATCACAAAAAAAATCATTGAGTTGATTGAAAACAATCGCTTCTCACTGCTCGAAAACCTCACCAGCCAGACACTAGCCATCGCCAGTGAGCATCCTTGGGTCGAATTTGCCAGCGTCGAAATCGATAAGCCCCACGCTCTGCGCTTTGCCGATTCGGTGTCTATGGAGTTGTGTTACCAAAAACAGCAATAA
- the gltS gene encoding sodium/glutamate symporter, which produces MHTTYTIGELESFLIAIFVLFIGHSINRHVRVFRQYNIPEPIVGGLVVAAVVAFLHFQDITLAFSLPMQNTLMLMFFSTIGLSANYKLLLSGGKKVFIFLGVASVYIVIQNAVGVSLASLLGLDPILGLIAGSITLSGGHGTGVAWSQTFAENYGINTLELAMAAATFGLVMGGIIGGPVAQRLIGKHNLVSSYGMGRKHHATHPQLVTYDQLEEDQVTAKTIIETLFVLLICVAGAKWFTVFVSEYQLNWLKMPDFVYALFLGVIIANITEVTRGYKPHTESIDVIGTVALSLFLSMALMNLKLWEILDLAIPLLIILLVQTAVLAVFAYFVTFKIMGSNYDAAVITGGHCGFGMGATPTAVMNMGALVSRTGPSPQAFMVVPIVGAFFIDIVNLIVLQGYLSFLM; this is translated from the coding sequence ATGCACACCACTTATACAATTGGCGAACTCGAGTCGTTCTTAATTGCTATCTTCGTGCTGTTTATTGGCCATTCCATCAATCGCCATGTGCGTGTTTTTAGACAATACAATATTCCCGAACCTATCGTTGGCGGACTGGTCGTCGCCGCCGTCGTGGCCTTTTTACATTTCCAAGACATCACCCTCGCCTTTAGTTTACCCATGCAAAACACCTTAATGCTGATGTTTTTCAGTACGATAGGTTTGTCGGCAAACTACAAGCTACTGCTCAGTGGCGGCAAAAAAGTGTTTATCTTCCTTGGCGTCGCTTCGGTTTATATCGTCATTCAAAATGCTGTTGGGGTGAGTCTTGCAAGCCTCCTCGGTTTAGACCCCATCTTAGGCCTTATCGCTGGCTCGATTACGCTGTCAGGCGGCCATGGGACAGGTGTTGCCTGGTCACAAACCTTTGCCGAAAACTACGGCATCAACACCTTAGAGCTTGCCATGGCGGCGGCCACCTTTGGCTTAGTCATGGGCGGCATTATCGGCGGCCCCGTCGCGCAACGATTAATTGGCAAACACAATCTGGTCTCAAGCTACGGCATGGGCCGTAAACACCACGCCACGCATCCTCAACTGGTCACCTACGATCAGCTCGAAGAAGACCAAGTGACCGCTAAGACAATCATCGAAACCCTGTTTGTACTGCTGATCTGCGTTGCTGGAGCCAAATGGTTTACTGTGTTTGTCAGCGAATATCAGCTGAATTGGCTCAAGATGCCGGACTTTGTCTATGCCCTGTTTCTTGGGGTGATCATCGCCAACATCACCGAAGTGACCCGAGGTTATAAACCCCATACTGAGAGTATCGATGTGATAGGTACTGTGGCGCTGTCGTTATTCCTGTCTATGGCCTTGATGAACCTAAAGTTGTGGGAAATTTTGGATCTGGCTATCCCACTACTGATAATCCTGCTGGTGCAAACCGCAGTGCTGGCGGTATTCGCCTATTTTGTGACCTTCAAAATCATGGGTAGTAACTACGACGCGGCGGTGATCACCGGCGGTCACTGTGGCTTTGGTATGGGCGCTACTCCTACTGCGGTGATGAATATGGGCGCACTGGTGTCACGCACAGGCCCTTCTCCGCAGGCCTTTATGGTGGTACCGATTGTCGGCGCCTTCTTTATCGATATAGTCAATTTAATTGTATTGCAGGGCTACCTCAGCTTTTTGATGTAA
- the yfbV gene encoding terminus macrodomain insulation protein YfbV, which yields MSINILKTLGDGRRYMKTWPMVRQLGLYFPEYRVVRATQLAILVMPVLAILASVSQIYTYGWAFLPQALTIALFFISLPLQGLLWLGWRARHPLPLSLFDWSNQLSAKLSAMGIHCQSLGAKACYLDMALILKIAFERLDASYWEEL from the coding sequence TTGAGTATTAATATTCTCAAAACCTTAGGTGACGGTCGTCGCTATATGAAGACGTGGCCTATGGTTAGACAACTCGGTTTGTATTTTCCTGAGTATCGGGTGGTACGCGCCACTCAGCTTGCCATTCTGGTGATGCCAGTGCTGGCGATTTTGGCGAGTGTGAGTCAGATTTATACCTACGGTTGGGCGTTTTTACCCCAAGCCCTCACAATCGCGTTGTTCTTTATTAGCCTGCCGTTGCAGGGCTTATTGTGGTTAGGCTGGCGTGCGCGCCATCCATTACCTTTATCGCTGTTCGACTGGAGTAATCAGTTGAGTGCGAAATTGTCTGCCATGGGCATTCATTGCCAATCCTTGGGCGCTAAGGCGTGTTACCTTGATATGGCGCTCATCTTAAAAATAGCCTTTGAGCGCTTAGATGCCAGTTATTGGGAGGAGCTTTAA
- the ackA gene encoding acetate kinase: MSNKLVLVLNCGSSSLKFAVIDAQTGDDQISGLAECFGLEDSRIKWKINGEKHESSLGAFTAHREAVEFIVNKILAGQPELAAQIQAVGHRIVHGGEKFTRSVIIDEHVIKGIEECSSLAPLHNPAHLIGIRAAIASFPKLPQVAVFDTAFHQSMPERAYIYALPYKLYREHGIRRYGMHGTSHLFVSREAAKVLNKPLEETNVICAHLGNGASVTAVKGGKSVDTSMGLTPLEGLVMGTRCGDLDPSIIYHLVHQLGYTLEEVNNLMNKQSGLLGISELTNDCRGIEEGYADGHKGATLALEIFCYRLAKYIASYTVPLGRLDAVVFTGGIGENSDIIREKVLNMLQIFNFHVDGERNKAARFGKKGIITTDNSTVAMVIPTNEEWVIAEDSIKLITK; the protein is encoded by the coding sequence ATGTCTAATAAACTGGTTTTAGTACTCAATTGCGGTAGCTCTTCACTCAAATTTGCCGTCATTGACGCGCAAACAGGTGACGATCAGATCTCTGGCCTCGCCGAGTGTTTTGGCTTAGAAGACTCGCGCATTAAATGGAAAATCAACGGTGAAAAGCATGAGTCCTCTTTAGGTGCATTTACCGCTCACCGCGAAGCCGTTGAATTTATCGTCAATAAAATCCTTGCTGGTCAACCTGAATTAGCCGCGCAGATCCAAGCCGTGGGTCACCGTATCGTACACGGCGGTGAAAAGTTCACTCGTTCTGTGATCATCGACGAGCATGTGATCAAAGGTATTGAAGAATGTTCTTCACTGGCGCCACTGCATAACCCTGCGCACCTTATCGGTATTCGCGCGGCCATTGCATCTTTCCCTAAACTGCCACAAGTAGCGGTGTTCGATACTGCATTCCACCAAAGCATGCCTGAGCGCGCGTACATCTACGCCCTGCCATACAAACTGTACCGTGAGCACGGTATTCGCCGCTATGGTATGCACGGTACTAGCCATCTGTTTGTTAGCCGTGAAGCCGCTAAAGTGTTGAACAAACCTTTAGAAGAAACCAATGTGATCTGCGCGCACTTAGGTAACGGTGCCTCTGTGACGGCGGTTAAAGGCGGTAAGAGCGTTGATACCTCAATGGGACTGACGCCGCTTGAAGGTTTAGTCATGGGAACTCGCTGTGGCGATCTCGACCCATCTATCATCTACCACTTAGTGCACCAACTGGGTTACACGCTGGAAGAAGTCAACAACCTGATGAACAAGCAAAGTGGTTTGCTCGGGATTTCTGAACTGACCAACGATTGCCGTGGCATCGAAGAAGGTTATGCCGATGGTCATAAAGGCGCGACCTTAGCACTGGAAATCTTCTGCTACCGTCTGGCGAAATATATCGCGTCTTACACTGTACCGCTCGGTCGTTTAGATGCCGTGGTCTTTACCGGTGGTATCGGTGAAAACTCCGACATCATCCGCGAGAAAGTGCTCAACATGCTGCAAATCTTCAATTTCCATGTGGATGGTGAGCGTAACAAAGCGGCCCGCTTCGGTAAAAAAGGCATCATCACCACTGACAACAGTACTGTTGCCATGGTCATTCCCACCAACGAAGAGTGGGTTATCGCCGAAGATTCGATTAAACTCATTACAAAATAA
- the lepB gene encoding signal peptidase I yields the protein MFKRIRTLLRDNRSILLFISLMLVFRSAVADWNTVPTGSMLPTIVEGDRILVNKMAYDIRVPFTHIPLVKLADPTRGDIIVFDSKKADKKLIKRVIAVPGDTVMMRDNRLYLNGKPLVYTQQTLSAYAPENVSEWQEDLRGIAHSIRLNPQPSQLANFGPVTVPDNQYLALGDNRDNSADSRVIGFVPREEIVGRSSSVVFSLDYNDYYLPRPERMMRAF from the coding sequence ATGTTTAAAAGAATAAGAACATTACTTAGAGATAATCGCTCCATTTTATTGTTTATCAGCCTAATGCTGGTGTTCAGGAGCGCGGTGGCCGATTGGAATACTGTGCCGACAGGCTCTATGTTGCCGACGATTGTTGAGGGCGACCGCATTCTGGTGAATAAGATGGCTTACGATATCAGAGTGCCATTTACCCATATCCCACTCGTTAAGCTTGCGGACCCAACACGTGGGGATATTATCGTGTTCGACTCTAAAAAAGCCGATAAAAAGCTGATTAAACGGGTGATCGCCGTACCCGGTGATACTGTGATGATGCGGGATAATCGCTTGTATTTAAATGGCAAACCACTCGTATATACACAGCAAACATTAAGTGCCTATGCGCCGGAGAATGTCTCCGAATGGCAGGAGGATCTCCGCGGCATAGCCCACAGTATTCGACTTAATCCGCAGCCCTCGCAGCTGGCTAATTTTGGCCCAGTTACGGTTCCTGATAACCAGTATTTGGCGTTAGGGGATAATCGAGATAACAGTGCCGATTCACGAGTCATAGGTTTTGTACCTAGGGAGGAGATTGTTGGCCGCTCAAGCTCAGTGGTCTTCTCATTGGATTACAACGATTATTACTTGCCGCGACCAGAACGCATGATGCGCGCGTTCTAA
- a CDS encoding class I SAM-dependent methyltransferase, with protein sequence MQRFIDALATIEVGEDATRLFHGRGGYYPGCEHLCLDWFAPVLLLTSFIPLDAADLAECQQAITARWQAIQPNRSLNLVYQYRSAGETFSQVLAGEVPDPHVVSENGAQFQVHLLRGQNHGLFLDMANGREWVRAHARHKKVLNLFAYTCGFSVAALQGGADEVVNMDMSKGALAIGKQNHLLNGFSAGARFLGHDIFKSWGKLRKLGPYDIVVADPPSNQKGSFVATKDYVRLIRHLPELLAENAEVLLCLNAPELDTQFLRQQVEDAAPALEYLERLPNPAAFVDVSEEKSLKVLRYRLKV encoded by the coding sequence ATGCAACGTTTTATAGATGCACTGGCGACGATAGAAGTCGGTGAAGATGCCACGCGATTATTCCATGGCCGCGGTGGTTATTACCCTGGCTGCGAACATCTTTGTTTAGATTGGTTCGCGCCAGTATTGTTATTGACCAGTTTTATTCCCCTCGATGCGGCAGATTTGGCCGAGTGCCAACAGGCGATTACGGCGCGCTGGCAAGCGATACAGCCCAATCGGTCGTTGAACTTGGTGTATCAATACCGCAGTGCAGGCGAAACCTTTAGCCAAGTACTGGCGGGGGAGGTGCCCGATCCCCATGTGGTCAGCGAAAACGGCGCCCAGTTTCAGGTGCATTTATTGCGGGGACAAAACCACGGTTTGTTCCTCGATATGGCCAATGGACGTGAATGGGTTAGAGCCCATGCTCGCCATAAGAAAGTGCTGAATTTGTTTGCTTATACCTGTGGTTTCTCGGTGGCAGCACTGCAGGGCGGTGCCGACGAAGTCGTGAACATGGACATGAGTAAAGGGGCGTTAGCCATAGGCAAGCAGAATCATCTTCTCAATGGCTTTAGCGCGGGCGCACGTTTCTTAGGGCACGATATTTTTAAGTCATGGGGTAAGTTACGCAAGTTAGGCCCCTATGACATAGTGGTTGCCGATCCGCCGAGTAATCAAAAGGGCAGTTTCGTGGCGACTAAGGATTACGTGCGTTTGATCAGGCATTTACCCGAGTTGTTAGCCGAGAATGCCGAGGTGCTACTCTGCTTAAATGCACCGGAACTCGATACTCAATTTTTGCGCCAGCAGGTTGAAGACGCCGCGCCAGCACTCGAATACCTTGAGCGCTTACCCAATCCCGCCGCCTTTGTTGATGTCTCTGAGGAGAAATCATTAAAGGTGCTGCGCTACCGCTTAAAAGTGTAA
- a CDS encoding TIGR01777 family oxidoreductase has protein sequence MKILITGASGFIGQQLVAHLANEHELVLLTRHPGTSRQLLGPQHQYLSTLDEVDDLNHIDAVINLAGEPIVAKRWSAQQKQRICDSRWNTTARLSQLILHSCTPPKVMISGSAIGFYGRQGAIPIDETAAPHPEFSHDICQEWERLAQQAATKTRVCILRTGIVLGHGGALAKMLPPFKLGLGGPIGHGCQGMSWIHIQDMVALIDFLLNHDECKGIFNATAPNPVSNAEFATTLGRVLNRPTFITTPAAMLRLAMGEMAELLIEGQFVLPKHALDAGFSFRFERLEPALRDVLAS, from the coding sequence ATGAAGATATTGATAACGGGAGCTAGTGGGTTTATTGGTCAGCAGTTAGTCGCCCATTTAGCCAATGAGCATGAATTGGTCTTGCTCACCCGCCACCCCGGCACCAGTCGGCAACTATTAGGCCCGCAGCACCAATATCTCAGTACCTTAGATGAAGTTGATGATTTAAATCATATCGATGCGGTGATAAATCTCGCCGGCGAGCCCATTGTGGCTAAACGTTGGAGCGCGCAGCAAAAGCAGCGCATCTGCGATAGCCGCTGGAATACCACGGCGCGACTAAGCCAACTGATTTTACACAGCTGCACCCCGCCCAAAGTGATGATAAGTGGCTCTGCCATCGGTTTTTATGGCCGCCAAGGTGCTATCCCCATCGATGAAACCGCAGCCCCACACCCCGAATTTAGCCATGATATTTGTCAGGAATGGGAGCGACTCGCGCAGCAAGCCGCCACCAAAACCCGCGTCTGCATCCTACGCACGGGTATAGTGCTTGGCCATGGCGGCGCACTCGCGAAGATGTTGCCACCGTTTAAATTGGGGCTAGGTGGACCAATAGGCCACGGCTGCCAAGGCATGAGTTGGATACACATTCAGGATATGGTGGCGCTGATAGACTTTTTACTCAACCATGACGAATGCAAGGGCATTTTCAATGCCACCGCGCCTAATCCTGTCAGTAACGCCGAGTTTGCCACCACCCTAGGTCGAGTATTAAATCGCCCAACCTTTATCACGACCCCAGCCGCTATGCTGCGACTCGCGATGGGCGAAATGGCGGAGTTACTTATCGAAGGGCAATTTGTGCTCCCCAAACATGCGCTAGATGCGGGGTTTAGCTTCCGCTTTGAGCGACTCGAACCTGCGCTAAGGGACGTACTCGCGAGTTAA
- the pflA gene encoding pyruvate formate lyase 1-activating protein, which produces MAVTGRIHSVESFGTVDGPGIRFITFMQGCLMRCQYCHNRDTWDLDGGKEVQVDELMSQIISYRPFLDASNGGVTASGGEAILQAEFVAELFKACKKEGIHTCLDTNGFVRKYTPVIDELLDNTDLVLLDIKQMNDEKHIELTKVSNHRTLQFAEYLAKRNQPTWIRYVVVGGFTDDEASALQLAEFIKPMKNIEKVELLPYHELGKHKWEAMGETYQLDGVAPPSRDTMEKIKAVFSSQGIYAVY; this is translated from the coding sequence ATGGCAGTTACCGGTCGGATCCACTCAGTGGAATCCTTTGGCACAGTGGATGGTCCAGGCATACGGTTTATCACCTTTATGCAAGGCTGTTTAATGCGCTGTCAGTATTGTCATAACCGTGACACTTGGGATCTGGATGGTGGCAAAGAAGTACAGGTCGACGAGTTAATGAGCCAAATCATTAGCTACCGTCCATTCCTCGATGCCAGCAACGGCGGTGTGACCGCCAGCGGTGGCGAAGCCATATTACAGGCGGAGTTTGTCGCCGAACTCTTTAAAGCCTGTAAGAAAGAAGGCATTCATACCTGTTTAGATACCAACGGCTTTGTGCGTAAGTACACGCCAGTGATCGATGAGCTACTCGATAATACCGATCTAGTTTTGCTCGATATCAAGCAAATGAATGACGAAAAACACATTGAACTGACGAAGGTCAGTAACCACAGAACGCTGCAATTTGCCGAGTATCTCGCCAAACGCAATCAGCCTACCTGGATACGTTATGTGGTTGTGGGTGGATTTACCGACGATGAAGCCTCGGCTTTACAACTGGCCGAGTTTATCAAGCCCATGAAGAATATTGAAAAAGTTGAACTCCTGCCCTACCACGAACTGGGTAAACACAAGTGGGAAGCGATGGGAGAAACCTATCAGCTCGATGGCGTTGCACCACCGAGTCGCGACACCATGGAAAAAATTAAAGCCGTGTTTAGCTCACAGGGGATTTACGCGGTCTATTAA